From a region of the Salvelinus fontinalis isolate EN_2023a chromosome 13, ASM2944872v1, whole genome shotgun sequence genome:
- the LOC129869075 gene encoding zinc finger protein ZIC 3-like — MTKLVNGGAQFSALGVGGVGIPRQHEPGDNDLRLGISPYGETSHFAAFNLIAACQDIAPAQKSQFVPQVSGYAAALGSHYGGHIGSHGYRAIDSRNFTFTYRTPDIVDSAARDTTHGHFSRTATASVRIPPRISENRAHTLFSSIGEQSASPNGYMANSRAHLGTQGDIYVGADPHQPVSGPYPHFCDTQRHFGHNVDMGMRVTTQTGHGAFFRYMRQHSKQDVTCKWIDANQTNQLQKTCGKMFCCTSELVTHVSMDHVGGPDQSLHTCFWEDCPREGKSFKAKYKLVNHIRVHTGEKPFNCPFHGCGKMFARSENLKIHKRIHTGEKPFKCEFEGCDRRFANSSDRKKHTHVHTSDKPYICKLCDKAYTHPSSLRKHSKVHKSQTSENSPTGTSGYESSTPPAPCRPTSSTIEDSTKTSMLLVKRHKSIFKEDLSTNLVEWYV, encoded by the exons ATGACCAAGCTCGTTAACGGTGGTGCGCAATTCTCCGCGCTTGGTGTCGGGGGCGTTGGAATACCAAGACAACATGAACCGGGGGACAACGACCTTCGGTTAGGGATCAGCCCGTATGGAGAGACCTCTCACTTCGCAGCCTTCAATCTCATTGCCGCGTGTCAAGACATTGCCCCCGCACAGAAGTCCCAGTTTGTTCCCCAAGTCTCTGGATACGCAGCTGCGCTAGGAAGCCACTACGGAGGCCACATCGGTTCACATGGATACAGAGCTATCGATTCCAGGAATTTTACGTTTACCTATCGCACTCCAGACATTGTCGATTCCGCAGCAAGAGATACTACGCACGGACATTTCAGCCGCACCGCAACAGCAAGTGTGCGAATTCCCCCAAGGATCTCTGAAAACCGAGCGCACACTCTATTTTCGTCTATAGGTGAACAGAGCGCATCCCCAAATGGATACATGGCGAATAGCAGGGCGCATTTGGGTACACAGGGAGACATATACGTGGGAGCAGATCCGCATCAACCTGTCTCGGGCCCGTACCCGCATTTCTGTGATACCCAGCGACACTTTGGTCACAATGTGGACATGGGTATGAGAGTGACAACACAGACTGGTCACGGTGCTTTCTTTCGATACATGCGACAGCACTCTAAGCAGGATGTCACTTGTAAATGGATAGATGCGAATCAGACGAATCAACTCCAAAAAACGTGCGGCAAGATGTTTTGCTGTACGTCCGAGCTGGTTACGCACGTCTCCATGGATCACGTCGGCGGTCCAGACCAGAGTCTGCATACTTGCTTTTGGGAGGATTGTCCGAGAGAAGGCAAATCTTTTAAAGCGAAGTATAAACTAGTCAATCACATTCGTGTACACACTGGAGAAAAGCCATTCAATTGTCCCTTTCATGGCTGTGGGAAAATGTTTGCCAGGTCGGAAAATTTGAAAATACATAAGAGGATTCATACGG GTGAGAAGCCCTTCAAATGCGAATTCGAAGGCTGCGACAGGCGGTTCGCAAATAGCAGCGACAGAAAAAAACACACGCACGTTCATACCTCAGACAAGCCATACATCTGCAAGCTGTGCGACAAGGCCTACACTCATCCCAGCTCTCTGAGGAAACACTCGAAG GTTCACAAATCTCAAACCTCGGAGAACTCCCCAACGGGAACTTCTGGATATGAGTCGTCCACGCCACCAGCTCCGTGTAGACCTACATCCTCAACCATCGAAGACTCGACAAAAACATCCATGCTGCTGGTCAAGCGTCATAAGTCAATATTCAAAGAGGATCTCTCAACCAATTTGGTTGAATGGTACGTTTGA
- the LOC129869076 gene encoding pinopsin-like, protein MVVESSNLNFSTEDSSGTNLSANDSVLDTLMSREQPELGRTGHTVVAVFLGVIFLLGFLSNLFVLLVFARFQVLRTPINLILLNISVSDMLVCIFGTPFSFAASLYGRWLIGAHGCKWYGFANSLFGIVSLVSLAILSYERYSTILCYTKADPSDYKKAWLAIAGAWLYSLVWTVPPFFGWSSYGPEGPGTTCSVQWHQRSSRNISYVTCLFIFCLLLPLLLMMFCYGKILFAIRGVAKINQSSAQRRETHVLVMVVSMVSCYLLCWMPYGVVALLATFGQVGLVSPTTSIVPSILAKSSTFLNPVIYGLLNNQFYRCFLAFMSCGSEPAGSHTLHTLPSSRVVGPNGNSPAPEEPGTRKPLDGSGTSSKTQTCGQQREKPDLVLVVHYTP, encoded by the exons ATGGTAGTTGAGAGCAGCAACTTAAATTTTAGCACCGAGGACAGCTCCGGGACGAACCTCAGCGCTAATGACAGTGTCCTCGACACTCTCATGTCCAGGGAGCAGCCCGAACTCGGCAGGACAGGGCACACAGTGGTAGCCGTGTTTCTCGGTGTCATTTTCCTGTTGGGATTCCTCAGCAACTTATTCGTCCTTCTCGTCTTTGCGCGGTTTCAGGTGCTGAGGACACCCATCAACCTCATCCTGCTCAACATCAGTGTGAGCGACATGCTGGTGTGTATCTTCGGAACTCCCTTTAGTTTTGCCGCGAGCCTCTATGGCAGATGGCTCATCGGAGCCCACGGGTGCAAATGGTACGGTTTCGCCAACTCGCTTTTCG GCATCGTTTCTCTAGTATCCCTGGCAATCCTCTCCTACGAGCGCTACTCCACGATATTGTGTTACACAAAGGCTGACCCGTCTGACTACAAGAAGGCCTGGCTGGCCATCGCGGGCGCCTGGCTCTACTCCTTGGTGTGGACGGTGCCACCTTTCTTTGGCTGGAGCAGCTACGGTCCTGAGGGGCCAGGCACCACGTGCTCAGTGCAGTGGCACCAGCGCTCTTCTAGGAACATCTCCTATGTCACCTGCCTCTTCATCTTCTGCCTCCTGCTTCCCCTGCTACTCATGATGTTCTGCTATGGGAAGATCCTCTTTGCCATCCGCGGG GTAGCCAAAATCAACCAGTCGTCTGCACAGCGGCGGGAGACCCATGTGTTGGTGATGGTTGTCTCCATGGTGTCCTGCTACCTGCTGTGCTGGATGCCCTACGGGGTGGTGGCTCTGCTGGCCACCTTCGGCCAGGTTGGCCTGGTCAGCCCCACCACAAGCATTGTCCCCTCCATCCTTGCCAAAAGTAGCACCTTTCTTAACCCTGTCATATATGGGCTTTTAAATAACCAG TTCTACAGGTGCTTCCTGGCCTTCATGAGCTGTGGGTCAGAGCCGGCAGGCAGCCACACCCTCCACACCCTGCCCAGCAGCCGAGTGGTTGGCCCTAATGGCAACTCTCCAGCCCCAGAGGAGCCTGGTACACGCAAGCCTCTGGACGGCAGTGGGACCTCCTCGAAGACTCAGACATGTGGCCAGCAGAGAGAGAAACCTGACCTGGTCCTGGTTGTACACTACACCCCTTGA